From the Cucumis sativus cultivar 9930 chromosome 5, Cucumber_9930_V3, whole genome shotgun sequence genome, the window TGAGCAATGCATAgcatgattatatttttaagcATGCGGGGATTTGCTTTCTATATTGGCCAGCTAAGTTTTGATGCAACAGGGATTTTGATGCATTCGACCTACGACTAAGATTACCGGCCGTTGTAAGCAAATTACATAAAGCCATAAACCGAAATGGTGGAGTGACTTACATACATTGCACTGCTGGACTTGGAAGAGCTCCAGCTGTTGCGGTATGTGCATAAGCATGCTtctaaaaataagtttttctaCTGTACAGATTATTTGCTTTGAAATATAATGAACTTTAACTGAGTATAATAGTGCACGAAAAATAGAAATGTCTCCTGAAAAAGGCTTTCTTGATTTTATTGTGCTGTTCTATACCTTGCTTCACTTAATTTTCTTGTATAGATAAAGGTACTTGTGCGgttatttgtcttttttttttcccttgatTCTTTCATCTCCTACTTCTTCTTCGTCATGCTAATATTTTGGCTATCTCCTgatatttcaacattttttcttttacttcctGAGGATGTATTCTGGTGTATGGATAAACACATTAAAGCTTGAAATAAATTTCTGGTTTTTGTTGGAGATGTTTGAGATACTCAGGTCCAGTAAGAGGACGTCTTTGGTTGACACTTGTTAAATAACATCCAATGCACCTTTTTCTGTTCTGTTTAGATTATGAACAGTGATCGCATCTGCTTCAATGTTTTTAGCTTTATGCCAAgtacatttattttctttgttttgccTAATATTGtttgtgtgtgcgtgtgttgTGGGCTCCTGAGAATTTCTATTTCATCTTTATTCATCTTAGTTATTGATAACTATGTTGATTAACTCTTGCCAACTTTGAAATGTCTTATTTAAAGATGGCGTATATGTTTTGGGTTCAAGGCTACCAACTCAATGAGGCGCTAGAGTTACTGCTGGTAACATCTGCTATACTCCTTATATAGTGCAGAAgtatgaaaaaggaaaattattttaaatgacaaaatttctgaaaatatttacaaatatggcaaaatatcacaatttataCGTGATAGACCAAGATTGACTACTAGACATAGATAGTATATTATTACTGTCCATTGTACATAgactatgatattttataaatattttggtttattttgttatatttgaaaataacccTATGAAAAACTTATGTTGGTTAGATTGACTCTACATCTTCTGTTACTATGTATTTGAGATGGAAATATAGGAGTTCAGAaacattacatattttttgtttaaacaaaaaagactACGTTTCTTCAATTGGAAAACTGATCTctgattgagaaaatttaaatattacaaaacgGCATAAAAAAGCACCTTACAAAAGGAACCAAAGAAAAACGTTCTCCATTTAAAGTATGTGTCCATGATATAGAcacaaacattttcatttattaaaaaagagcAGTGAACGCAATAGTTTATTACATCCGTCATACCTTGTGACTTAGAATACCAGGAGGATAAGTACTGATCTCAAGCTATTggtttctaaatttctaatgTTGCTAAGTGTACTTGGATTTGCTTTCTTGCAGAGCAAACGCTCATGCTTCCCAAAAATAGATGCTATTAAAAGTGCAACTGCCGACATTGtaagtatttatattttatgatttatttaaataatggtTTTGGTCACTTGGGTTTTTTATCCCAAATCTTAATATGCATTACTTTTCTAGCTAATTGAGCTCTGTGGGCTAGTTCGTTGGCTGGCTTTGTAACTTGTcctgtaattttaatttggacaTATTTTCAGCATTTTAATTAAGCAAGGAGAagagttattaattaatctctgttgaatttatttttttcatctaagAGGTGCGATGAGATTGGTTACATTGAAGTAGTTTGGAGTTTAGAGTAGTGAAGGGAAGAGGCTGATTATGAACCTAAGTTCCATTCTTTGCGAGTTGCAACTTTTGCCTTCTAGTTTTATTGCTTTAACGTGATACTAGTGATTGTAGTTTACCTGAGAACAGGCAGCACGAAATAAACTGGATGTGATTTATGAATTACAaagacacacacacacacacacacatttatGAATTATCATCTTTTGCTTATTACGTGTTACAAAAGTGATTCACtggtttattttaattgaagcTTTCAGGATTTAAAAAGAAGCCTGTCGCTTTATCTTGGGAAGATGATCAATGCTCAACTGTAGAAGTAGCTGGACTTGATATTGGATGGGGCCAGgtaacattttctttctttcttgataATTCTCTTGATTTCACTTCCCTGAATGtttgatttagttttgaaaaacaatacgAGTGAGTAACACAGTCCTCTGacacttttctttctaatggttttcaaaagctttggaTTTCTCTTTAGCACTTTGTTGACCTTTATTTACACAAGTCAGTTTTTGCTTCCACAATTATTGTAGACTTGCAGTAAGGCTGATCTTTGTTTCAGTATCTTATAAATTTGGGGTGTTTgcaaaaattgataatatggTCTATCTCAccacattttctaaattgcaaaagtaacaaatttaaaactcgATAACCCTTTGATACCactaattatttgtcatattcaaAAAAAGATGTGTGAtgagctatttttttctaaatgtttttgtcatcttatgcaatttttctaaagATTTTCTATGTCAGTAAGCCTTACTGGCCAATAACTTGGGTTGTCAACACGGTTTATTGGCAGTCGACTTGACCTAATAATAGGTTCAAACTTTTGAACTGCTTGTCCTAAACTGTAACATTTCTTTGCATAATGCTATGCATGAAAATTCtcaaatgaactaaaaattGTTAAACTTCTTCTGTATCTAAAACATCTACTCCTGTCTTCGGTTAGAAGGTGTTTAGGAACGGATGGTAGGTAGTAGAATGTTGATTGTGAATGTATGCTGAAATGGAAGTATTTTAGAATCATTATTAGGGATAAGCAGCTGAACGATTCAATATCTTATATCTGTTGCTTTTGCTCGATTCCGCaatctaattaattagagataaaaaatgtttagtgtGTATTCTCGACACATTTTAGAATTACCAATACATTATCACAGTTAAGAAATTGCAATTAATTATTGTCTTATCGATCTATGGAACTTTTCTTCCAGAGGATTCCATTAAAATTCGACGAGGCACGAGGTGCATGGATTCTCAATAGGGAACTCGCGGTATgtcaattataatttataattatttcgTTGCACCAGTCAAAATTTTGTGAGGTATTAGAGATTGAATGCCTAATTTTACAGTGATAAATACATGCCAATTATGAATTAGTTATGACATATGTTTGGAGTAATttggtcatttttttaaatcattccGAACTCATGCTTTGATGGTATTAAAAGTTgtataattttcaattgtaaAACGAGACGTTTTGGATTTATTTAGAACGTAACAAAGGTGATTAACTATTGAGTGATgctcaaataaatttaataattatgatgggtttgtttgtttgtttgtgtgtGATATATAATAACAGGAAGGACGATATGAATACAAGTATATTATCGATGGTATATGGACGTGCAATAAAAACGAGCCCGTCACTCCACCTAACCAAGATGGCCACGTCAACAATTTCATTGAAGTAACAATCTAAAGATCATTTCAAtcttataaatgaaataataataccAACTTCAattaatgaattattattattatgtctTTGTTTTAGGTTATTGAAGATGAGGATCCAGGTAGTGATAGAGCAATTCTCCGGAGAAGGTTAATTGGAGATGAACCAGAACTCACGGCTgaagaaagaagcaaaataAGACAATTTCTTGAAGCTTGTCCtgatgaaatttgaatgaagGTACGTTGCCATTCCCATATTCTCTAGAtatgtattaaaatatatatagtagtgTCAATAAAGAACCAAGTAATAATATTGGATTTAATAGTGTTGCACGATCGCTATGATTCGTCACATAGCATtgagaataataatttgaCAACACTAGGGTTTATTCCTAACCTTATTGTTTATAGGTTTAAATCTGATTTGTCTTTCAATTctctctactttttttttttttttcatcttttaaggTTTAAccagaaaatttaatttaaaacatcaTTGCCTTCATTTGGGTGGTGTATTTAGTTTATGCTCAAGAAAATAAGTTCTAACAAGTTGATAAACCTGTCATATTTGTTTGATCATTTGAAATAACTATTCTTGGTTTTAGAATTGGACTAAGAATGCAAATGtctacttaaaaaaaagtgtgataaataattttcaaatttcaagtaCAAGAATTCAATTGgatgatatttatttgatatttcaattttttgtttttgtttcttctgtttataaatttttatacgTATTTGgtaactaattttgttttttgtttttcaaaagaaaacgTTCTCtgaaagtttatttttattttattttcaatttttcttcataattctaaaaacagaatatctcatttaaaaaaacaaaaacatgaatATACATCTGTTTTCttagaaattatatatttatttaaaaaataaataaaaaattggttaccaaataaaatctaaatttactaatttttttaacgttGATCGGTAAccattacaatttttttaaattacgttttaaaatttttgtttattaaaaataaagagcAGATATGTTTGggaattaatttttgttttctgtttataaaaaacataatgcattatgttttttgtttaaaagaataaaaaagtgaattaGTTACCAAactattagtttttaaaaattaatttaaaaaaaaaacagtgatATAGAATAAATCAAACGTGCccttaaaattgatatttgtagACATTTGAAGATGACTTTTTTAAGGGCAAAAAGAAGTGttctttttagtataaaaaacaaaagtatttaaaatcattccaaatatacatataatttgaaatgagcCGATCTTAAAATTGCAATAACTTTTGTTAAATGGTTATAATAAGCTAATGATAAACAAAGAATCGAAACAAAACAACGCGTTTATTCATTTATGTTAGATTGTTGTAAATTACATTCAATTATACCATCGTGCCTTCGATATATATTTACTCTAACTTTGTACTTCACTTCCTAACATTTCCTCTCTAACCCAATTTTACTATAAAGGTTTATAACCCTAATTTTCCAAAACTAAAGATTTTAAAGGTTGATATCAAACAAGTGAATAAATCTGATGGTGTTAACTAACTAACATTGGGGGGTTGGGGGGTTTTACAATGGCAATCATAATTTTGAATggttaaaataatatcatactAAAAAAAGAGCAAATGACACACTTCATACCtaaaaattgttctttttttttgttaaataaaaaatgtttggatTATACATACTTTATCTTACACAATATTTCTTtaagtttttctaaacatGCTCTCGCTTAAggtttttgttcatttttgttcataaAATCCTAAGAAGGAATAGAAAATATTCCAActtttctctctgtttttagaatgttgtttttaaaacaaaatatatgtatggtaactgattttattttttgtttttaaaaatataatgtattttttcgaaagcttttctttttcgttttcaagtttctttcctaattttagaaataaatgttttgtttaaaaaacaaagaagtcGAATCAGTTACAAATTAATCATAAGTGAATTACCTAAACGGTCCTAATTCACTCAAtgtattatgtatatataagaaataaaagctagtttggtttttttaggGATATGCAACAAAAgccaaattcaattatatccTCTCATGAATTCGagaaaatctaaaagtttGAGTTCTAAATTGGAcgcagaaaaaaaaaaaagtttgattacacatattatatacatcGTCCAAAGAACACATGTAATATTGCTAATTATTATGGAAAAGAGGTTGAAAGAAAGTGACGTACTTGAGTTGACGATTCTTCTACACTCATATATTCACAACAGATTCCTATCTACAATCTGCAGCAAACCGTTACAAAGAAGGAGCCAAATATCgcgtcaataaaaaaaaaatcccaattttaaataatgaaaaaaagaagaatgaaatgaaatgaaaagaaaagagatgaagaTCTTAAGAACATAGACTGACCGTTTTTAGTGCAAGAGATTTATTTAGTTGACTGTGTCTCATTCTCCAAGTGGCTTTTGCTTGTGTTCATGATTAAGGTGGTTGCCTGGTTTCTTCTCTCTGGAGATTCTcctcttttccattttctgtCTAtgccttttttcttcctcttccattTCATTAATCCCTTCCCGAAACATCTCTCCTGTCAATGGCCACAACCACGTATTCTGTGTCGAGTGATCTCCATCGTTGGCAGCTTCAGCCAAATCTGCATCCATGGTTTTCAACAATGTGATGTTGAAGAATTTAGACCACATGAAGTCCTGACGTTCTTCAAGTGGATGCTGCTCTTCTAGTGAACCCGAACGTGGATTTAAGTAAACCATTCTACGCCCACTATGGTACGCCCATACATTTATCAGCATTTCCAACATCCGGCAGTAACACTGCCTTCTCTGCAGATTAAAACAAAAGCACGTACGCTGAGAAtaacatatttacaaaaagttCATTCAAGTCTTAAGAAAGTGTTGTGAAAAATTCTACGAgtagattaaaagaaaaataaatggttaaaatgGTTTTAGAAGAAACATCTATTTGGTCTTCAATTTTGTATGTAAAGTCAAACTTCAAATCGCACCACAGAAGTAGTCTCCTGGAGAGAAATAGGAAGAATATTTACCTCTAGCCCTGAAGAAGCCAGCAAACATTTATAGTCATCGCTAAGGTTCCCGTTCACAGCATCTATGGAATCAACGAACATCCTGCAGCTCAAATACGAAAATTTCGGTCATTATTAAAGCCAAACAAAGATGGAGGCTACGTTGAGAGatacatgttttctttttctttttgtgataAGAGATAAATGAGTTCTACTTCTGATATATAATGTGTGAGCTCTTACCTGGAAAACATGATAAACTCCAAAAATGTAGGGGTTGGCATCACCCAGCTATGCAGAGAAGACCAGAGATCACCATCATCAGGCATTGGAGGAAGAGCTTCCAAATGTGCTCGTGGTAGTCCATACATATGCCTAAAGGCATCTTTAAATGTAGAACTGAATGAATGGATAGATGTAATTTTAAGTGAGAATATCTTCAAAATTGCATCCGTTAATGGCATAATTCGGAGTTGATATCAATTAAACCCACTATTTATACATGGCATCGattcaattttctatatttccaaaatcatataaatacatatagCATCAAGtcaagttttgtttaattgggATAGGAGAGTTTTTTAGAAGTTTGTAGAGGATTTGAAGCTTTATGACGATCattgttaaaattaacaatGAGAAGTACGTCAGTTTCTTTAACATGGAAGATTTGACCTAAGATCATGGAAGCTATGCATTAACACTAGAATATGTTGAATAACTGATATACCGGCAATGCCCCCGATTGAAGATGTCACATATTTGCCAAAAGGGACTATCATCGCTGTCTATGACTTCAAAACCCACGTCCAAGTACGCCCAGAAGTAAATAACTTCTCCTCCAGTATTCTCCTGAATTGCTTCTTCCAAAACCTGTCCAGCCTTTTTAGATAACGAgacctgttttttttttttaacagacAAGGCTGGTTATGAATTGGAAGAAcataagtaaataaatgaaaaatagactCCTAAGCAGCATACATGTATTGGCATAGAAGCTTAAAATCCGTTTATTACAAGTTTACAACTGAAGGCCAGTGGTTTAACGAATCCTAAGATTTCTTACGGAGgatgatatataaaaaaaaatatagatgtattatatatatatggatcgCTGTTATGAAAATGGGATAGAAGTACTCCTTATCTAAAGCCTCAACCTCCAAAAATGTTATGGAGATTCATCATCAAGTAATGCAACTGAGCTTAAAACAATGTTAGAAATAACGGATTTACCTTCCTACCATCAGCTTGCCAAGATTGGAAACCAATCCAAGGTGTTCTGTGAATTGTATCAATATTATTTGCTATAGCAAACATTCCTCCAATTTCACAAAGAATGTCCTGATAGAATCTGCTTTTCAAAAGAGGAAGCCGCTGGGGAGCACTGACATCATCTGATTTCAACCTCAGTGCTTTCGGAGACTGGAGATCACAGTGTAAATTACAAAcaatgaagaataaaaaattagcaTCCTGAAAGCAAGGAATACATTCATATTTAAGGATAACAAGTCATGTTCCTAGGATATCCAGATGGTTCataaaaagtttttaagaatGGAACAAATTTAAGGcaattaaaatcataattgaAGTTTACAGTCAAGGAATGACTGGATATATAGCGATGCTGTCTTGTTGTtccttttgctttttcttagtttattgacaaaatctaaattataatctctgttatatatgtttaagATTCAAGACTGAGGACCTAACAAGAAAGCATGATTGATGGACTAAAATCTATCATTCATTGTCGAATGAATGGCGCAAAAGATAGAAGCTAAGGAAAGAtacacaaattaaaacaatcagAAACATTTTAGCAGATAGTTTTGGATCGAAGCTCACAAGACTAAGTCCACGAAACAGAGCAGCATGATGCAAAAATGGCCACGCTCCAGGTCCGTTGTATATCTCATAAATGCATACTATCTGTCCTGCCCTTTCAAGTTCCTCCTCGTCCTTCTCCTTTTCAAGCTTGATCCTATCAGACTTTCGTGCTATACGATATACTTGCTCCCATGAACCTAATATACTTTCTGTTCTTTCTTGAAGCTACATAAGAAATCATAAATGGACTCTCTCAGGAAAGTGAGTGACATAAAGATTGCAGACaagtcaaaaagaaaaaatatcaacacaCCTCCTCCATTTCCACTCTATCATATTCTTCAATAAGTTCTATTTCCTCAATAATATCCCAATCTTGTTGAGTTGGGATATCATGCGCCGAAATCTCCTTTCCAGGACTGGAGATATTTAAGGGACTAACAAGGTCACTGAACTCCTCTTCGAGTTTAATAACTACgctagattttcttttaattttctcactGCGTTGCTCATTGGGCGGTACTTGTATTAATTCGTTCCAAAAGAGATCCCATTCCCACACTGCTTTTGGAAGCCGAGTAATGGAACTCGGCAGTACAACGTCTGATGGGAAATTGAGGACTTCCTTCAAGAGATTTGCATATCCAGTAACGCACTCTGACGCAAGAATATTTTTAGCAAGTAATCTTCCAGATGAAGCAATACTGTTAGCAATCATAGTGAGCCTTCCATCAGAAGTTGAAGTAAGATCAGTGAGAGCACTTATTAGAGCATCAGAACTGAATTTAGGAAAAAGTAACCCATGGAACCCGTCAATAACCTGCACGTTTCAAGACACTATTATTACATTCTTCCTTTCTATTGGAGGAACTTGGGAGAGAAGTAAAATGGAAACAAAGGAAAACTAGAATACTgttctatatttaaatgacTATAGGAGAACTTGAATGAACAGTAACCCTACATATTGGTTAATAATGGGCAAATCAGGTGCCACTATCGGGACTTCAAAGGTCATGGCCCGAATGAGCAAGGAAGGAAAATCTTGTACATTTTGTGCAGATTCATAAAGAACAATGTCGGCGAAGTACAAAATACCATTTACGTCTTGATCAAAGCCGTAGTGGCTTAAATAACCGCTAGGAAGTCCTAAACGTGAAGCAGTTTCCTACACGAGTTAAATGATCAATCATTATACCGAGGAAATACTTGCATTTATAATATACTATTACAAGAGTTCTCAAGAAATATGCACaagtaaaaacataaaaggtGATTCAGTCactatgaaaaaaattggataTCTGACTTCTCCTTGtgataaaaaaacaacatatattttgtttctcaGAAAATAGATGCGTTGTCAAGTTGCTATCAGTATTAGAAACTTTACATGATACAAGTAAACTAAACAAGGCCAAGGGAAGGATTATCCTATATGCTATCCGGAACTATCAGTCCATTATTTCTTATGGTAATCTAATTTTGCCTCTTCAATTTACATTCACCAaataaattttcctttaagaAAATTACTAGAATGTCCCCTGTTTAAACAGAAACTGAAcaactaaaacataaaatttgaatttcccGGCAGGTGTTAGAgcagaagaaaataaaacttcgTTTTCTAGTTATACTATTAGAAAATCAAACGTAATTTACTTCAATCAACATACTCTCAATTTGACATATCCAATAATTACGTGTCATATCatttgaaagaatgaaaatagaaGTCACAAAAAAATTGGCACGTAAAGAAAGCTAAAGACTACCTGCAGAGCATCATTGCATCTGTTGGTGGAATTACCACACAAGAAAACGAATTTAAATGACACTTCAGGATTTTTCCTCGGCAATTTAGTTAGTACAGGTCCCATGCGATTCAAAGCCACAGCATACTCCGGTGATAGCTCATTATAGAAAGAACTTCCAACCACAAGAACTACGATATCTTCTACATCAAATCCAAGTTTGTTTCCTAACTCGTGCTTGAAGTGAGTCTTCTTATAAATTTCAGCAGACCAAACATCCACAGGCGATCCTTGGATCACATGGAAGTTTCCAGTATCAAGCGCACTATATAACATCTGATGGAAAATGGAATAAGAGATTAGCAGTTGCTGAGAGACAAAATCAgtgtctttttcttctaaattcgAGGGAAAAAGAAACGTGAATTGTGAGGGTAACCATGCGTCTAAAAGCCACATTATATAAACAGGTAAGTTCATAAGCTTACTGGAAGAGCAAAATTGGGAAACACGACAACACTAGCTCTGCTAAAAGTACTTCTCCAATGAGAAACAAGATTCTCCCAGCCTCTGTCCTTGTACATGTTAAGACGCTTGGATAGCATATCATCCTGAATGATCCATATAAGTGGTACTGAACAAAAAGGTTCCACCATAATGCTGCATACGTGGAAAGCCATGAGTTATTTATACCATGTCAAGGGAAAAATAAGTCCACTTCACATCGACGGTACGGAATTATTTATACCATGTCAAGAAAAGGTCCCTCC encodes:
- the LOC101206932 gene encoding uncharacterized protein LOC101206932 — encoded protein: MMQESLPPPVGGAAGGIGFLSYRERSLSKRNLKQHQEQGNVYFERPVTRSRSNLCRSVSRRWFAFSRRSFFIFTAIALLLLFVLTFYLESLMTSVFLKRSEKAWSRDAELKVGVTLMFAPRRIPRKFIESNEVDQMHSENRFGFRNPRLALVLRNMEKDSQSLFLFTVMKNMKELGYAFEIFAVGNGEARQMWQELGRLVLLSPKQFGQIDWLLFEGIIVDSIEGKEAITSIMVEPFCSVPLIWIIQDDMLSKRLNMYKDRGWENLVSHWRSTFSRASVVVFPNFALPMLYSALDTGNFHVIQGSPVDVWSAEIYKKTHFKHELGNKLGFDVEDIVVLVVGSSFYNELSPEYAVALNRMGPVLTKLPRKNPEVSFKFVFLCGNSTNRCNDALQETASRLGLPSGYLSHYGFDQDVNGILYFADIVLYESAQNVQDFPSLLIRAMTFEVPIVAPDLPIINQYVIDGFHGLLFPKFSSDALISALTDLTSTSDGRLTMIANSIASSGRLLAKNILASECVTGYANLLKEVLNFPSDVVLPSSITRLPKAVWEWDLFWNELIQVPPNEQRSEKIKRKSSVVIKLEEEFSDLVSPLNISSPGKEISAHDIPTQQDWDIIEEIELIEEYDRVEMEELQERTESILGSWEQVYRIARKSDRIKLEKEKDEEELERAGQIVCIYEIYNGPGAWPFLHHAALFRGLSLSPKALRLKSDDVSAPQRLPLLKSRFYQDILCEIGGMFAIANNIDTIHRTPWIGFQSWQADGRKVSLSKKAGQVLEEAIQENTGGEVIYFWAYLDVGFEVIDSDDSPFWQICDIFNRGHCRSTFKDAFRHMYGLPRAHLEALPPMPDDGDLWSSLHSWVMPTPTFLEFIMFSRMFVDSIDAVNGNLSDDYKCLLASSGLERRQCYCRMLEMLINVWAYHSGRRMVYLNPRSGSLEEQHPLEERQDFMWSKFFNITLLKTMDADLAEAANDGDHSTQNTWLWPLTGEMFREGINEMEEEEKRHRQKMEKRRISREKKPGNHLNHEHKQKPLGE
- the LOC101212390 gene encoding phosphoglucan phosphatase DSP4, amyloplastic, whose product is MNCLQNLSISPSLPFRSFKCRQRKPEFQLSNLVMRSFTDLHRRSSVKAVSGSTSSAETTGAEVDDAEEKEEKSEIYSHNMTEAMGAVLTYRHELGMNYNFIRPDLIVGSCLQTPEDVDKLRSIGVRTVFCLQQDPDLEYFGVDIGAIIAYTKTFDDIEHLRAQIRDFDAFDLRLRLPAVVSKLHKAINRNGGVTYIHCTAGLGRAPAVAMAYMFWVQGYQLNEALELLLSKRSCFPKIDAIKSATADILSGFKKKPVALSWEDDQCSTVEVAGLDIGWGQRIPLKFDEARGAWILNRELAEGRYEYKYIIDGIWTCNKNEPVTPPNQDGHVNNFIEVIEDEDPGSDRAILRRRLIGDEPELTAEERSKIRQFLEACPDEI